In one window of Macadamia integrifolia cultivar HAES 741 chromosome 2, SCU_Mint_v3, whole genome shotgun sequence DNA:
- the LOC122071943 gene encoding chaperone protein dnaJ 20, chloroplastic-like has protein sequence MSHGLIPGSEARFHCYTTPITLCRRTTGEAIFLNTHHPKLSISIENRSGSFRTKAAINDGFIPASLEMNFYELFGISESGSFSEIKQAYKQLARKYHPDVSPPERIAENTKRFIQVQEAYETLSDPKMRALYDRDLSRGFHLAFSARNGYPFDKGLGEKKYWKSNWESQLEGLKRRSMKNDDSRENNISWGARMHGRKNESSTNL, from the exons ATGAGTCATGGATTGATTCCAGGAAGCGAAGCTCGGTTCCATTGCTATACAACACCTATTACTTTGTGTAGAAGAACAACTGGAGAAGCCATTTTCCTCAATACCCATCATCCCAAATTAAGCATTTCGATTGAAAATCGATCTGGGTCGTTCAGAACGAAGGCCGCCATTAATGATGGGTTCATACCTGCAAGTCTGGAGATGAATTTTTATGAGTTGTTTGGGATTTCAGAAAGTGGGTCTTTCTCAGAAATCAAACAAGCTTATAAGCAACTGGCGAGGAAGTACCATCCAGACGTTTCGCCACCTGAAAGGATAGCGGAGAACACGAAGAGATTCATTCAAGTACAGGAGGCGTATGAGACATTGTCTGACCCAAAAATGAGAGCTTTGTATGACAGGGATTTGTCAAGGGGCTTCCATCTAGCTTTCTCAGCTCGCAATGGCTACCCATTTGATAAG ggattgggagaaaaaaaatattggaaaaGCAACTGGGAGTCTCAACTTGAAGGGTTGAAGAGGAGGAGCATGAAGAATGATGATTCAAGAGAGAACAACATCTCATGGGGAGCTCGAATGCATGGGAGAAAGAATGAATCATCAACCAacttataa